A window of Maioricimonas rarisocia genomic DNA:
CGAGTCGAAGCCGCGTGGGAACGCTCCACCCGAGTCGGTTCCGCCTGCAGCGGTATCTACGACAGCCAGCGTGACCGTGGCGACTCCCACCGCCGAGGCAAGCGGGGCAGCCGAAGAAACCGGAGCAGTCGATGAGGGGGAGGCAGCAACGATCCCGGATGCTCCTGCCCAATCGGATTCACCTGCGGGGCCCGCGCCGGCCGATGAGCAGAGCGGGGTCGACGAATCGCCGCCCGAACGGGACCGGACCGCAGAGACGTCGACGGAAACATCTACGGACACCGCCGCTTCATCCGACGAGTCGAAGCAGGTCCCGCCGCCGGCACACACATCCTGGTGGCCGTTTCGCACATCGCGGAAGTGACCTCCGGCGAACGCCGACACGTCCCTCGAATGCGGTCACCGGCCGGGAAAGGATTCTGCGGCCCGTCGCCTGTTCTCCCTTCACGTCTCCTGCACGAACCTCTCAACCGACCTGCTGACGGAGTCTGCACGTGTCGCTGCTCGAACGTGTCCTGTACGCCTGGAAGTGCAAAGGCACGCACCACAAGCTCGCCATGGACGCCCTGCGGCACCTCGATGTCGACGAGGCACCAGCCTGGCGGAATCTGTTTCTGGCCAACATCGAGCCGTACCTCGACGGGGCGAAAGCGCCCGATACGAAGTTCCGGGACTTCCGCAATCACGTGCTGCACGTCGCCGACGGCGAATGGGGCGGAGCCATTGCGGCCGCAGAACTGTGGTTCCAGCGGACCGTCGAGGCTTTCGCTGCGGAGGACTGGCAGCGGGGCGTGTACGCGGCGGGCGTCCTCAGCCATTACATGACCGATCCCTTTATGCCGCTGCACACGGCGCAGTCCGAGGCGGAAGGGACCATTCACCGGGCCTGCGAATGGAGTGTCTCGAAGTCGTACGACGCGCTGCGGCAACTGTACGAGGCCAGTGATGACGCTGCGGAGCTGCCATCGGCAGACGGTTCCGGCTGGTTGGGGGATCTCATTCGGGACGGAGCCTGGCGGGCGCACTGCTGCTATGAGGAGGTCGTCGAGAACTACGACCTGGACCGCGGCGTGTCAGACCCGCCGGCTGGCCTCACACCGCAACTTCAGAAGCACTTCGCGCGACAGCTCGGTCACGCGGCGGTCGCGTTCGGCACGGCACTGAATCGGGCACTTTGTGAGGCGGGAACCTCCCCGCCCCGGACACTGGCGACCCTGCACGGCCTGCTGGCGACGGTAACCATCCCGATCTTCTGGATCACCCGGCGGATGGCCGATACCGGAGAACGACGCGTCGTAAAGGCGATCTACGACGAGTTGCAGTTGACCGGTCGCGTGGACCAGTCGCTGCCGGAGGAGTGCCGGCAGATCCGCGACGCTCTCGCTGGCGACGAGCCGGTCGAGCTGGAGTCGATGGCATCACCGCAGGGGCGCCCGGCACCGCCGGCCCGTACGGCTCCGCCGACGCGCAAGGCACCGCCGGTCGACAGTGCCCACGCGAGCGACAGTGGACCGATCATCCACTCAGCACCGCCGGCCCCTTCGACACCATCGCCTGATTCCGCAGACACTTCCCGACGGCGACCGCCAATGCGCGAGCACGTCGCTGCGCAGGAAGAACCGGGAACACCTGCAGACGTGCAGGCGGCCTCCGAACCGGCTCCGCAGCCGGATGCTGCCGCTGGTTCCCATGCCGCAGATTCGGAGTCGCTCCGGTTCTGGCTCAGTCCGGACGATCCCCTCGTCGATGCGCCGTCGATTGGCTCGAAGACGGCCCGGCGGCTGCGTCGC
This region includes:
- a CDS encoding DUF4332 domain-containing protein encodes the protein MSLLERVLYAWKCKGTHHKLAMDALRHLDVDEAPAWRNLFLANIEPYLDGAKAPDTKFRDFRNHVLHVADGEWGGAIAAAELWFQRTVEAFAAEDWQRGVYAAGVLSHYMTDPFMPLHTAQSEAEGTIHRACEWSVSKSYDALRQLYEASDDAAELPSADGSGWLGDLIRDGAWRAHCCYEEVVENYDLDRGVSDPPAGLTPQLQKHFARQLGHAAVAFGTALNRALCEAGTSPPRTLATLHGLLATVTIPIFWITRRMADTGERRVVKAIYDELQLTGRVDQSLPEECRQIRDALAGDEPVELESMASPQGRPAPPARTAPPTRKAPPVDSAHASDSGPIIHSAPPAPSTPSPDSADTSRRRPPMREHVAAQEEPGTPADVQAASEPAPQPDAAAGSHAADSESLRFWLSPDDPLVDAPSIGSKTARRLRRVRMRTVADLLECDPYEVSDVLDVHYMDGETIRSWQEQASLMCRVPGLRGHDAQILVACGITEPEDLAVADVDELTEQCRQFVESEDGQRLLRDPMPPLPEEVAAWIDQADHARPLAAA